A region of Cucumis melo cultivar AY chromosome 2, USDA_Cmelo_AY_1.0, whole genome shotgun sequence DNA encodes the following proteins:
- the LOC103494306 gene encoding glutamate receptor 2.9-like isoform X1, which translates to MAVEKVNRSTIPGSATKSELRDAIVKTKFEGISGDFFLVDGELKRPTFEVFNVVAEKETIIGNWIEGVLFSIKSISRPIWPGHTTDPPWINLTIGIPVNGFPEFVNANIIHPQKSTGFCIDVFKSVVEVLDIPIRYTFVPFVDKNGKSNGSYDDLLRQIDMQKFDVIVGDITIVANRSELVDFTLPYSESRISVLFPERNEKKDQSMWIFLKPLKWNLWFVSIISFIFTGFVVWLMECRVNTDFGAGPPQQQIGLIFWFSFSTLVFAHRERILNNLSRFLLIIWVFVVLILTQSYTANLSSMLTARRLQPIFPRQNEMRKNEVFVGYQKDSFVRSFLITQLHFAETQLRAYGNPDDFKEALNRGISNGGVAAIFDEIPYIKVFLRRNPSGFRMVGPTYPTGGLGFAFPKGSPLVTYFSRAILNVTEDKVHMNGIENKYLLNENAPPIPDSTDSPLDVRRFGGLFIITIVANSLSLLIYLIQFFLTHELDSTGYVESTFASRLVEMVKLFYRMHFHSSSLQTAQSRVRSVPATPPLITHDHVNLTHNLVDAQSSSSLQQPTHSRVHSVSEIAEATTPDHDNPTEDPHNLGVKNEH; encoded by the exons ATGGCAGTGGAGAAAGTGAATCGTTCCACGATCCCTGGAAGTGCCACTAAGTCAGAGCTGCGAGATGCAATTGTGAAGACAAAATTTGAAGGCATCAGTGGAGATTTCTTTTTGGTTGATGGAGAGTTAAAACGACCAACTTTCGAAGTGTTCAATGTGGTGGCTGAGAAGGAGACGATCATTGGGAATTGGATTGAAGGAGTTTTATTCTCAATCAAATCAATTTCAAGACCAATTTGGCCCGGACACACAACCGACCCACCTTGGATTAATTTAACTATAGGAATTCCAGTCAATGGTTTCCCGGAGTTCGTAAACGCCAACATAATCCACCCCCAAAAGTCCACTGGATTTTGCATCGATGTCTTCAAATCTGTTGTTGAAGTATTAGATATTCCCATTCGTTACACGTTCGTTCCTTTTGTGGACAAAAATGGGAAGAGTAATGGATCCTACGATGACCTTCTACGCCAGATTGACATGCAGAAATTCGATGTAATTGTTGGAGATATAACAATAGTTGCAAATCGATCGGAGTTGGTGGACTTCACCTTGCCTTATTCAGAATCCAGGATATCAGTGTTGTTTCCTGagagaaatgaaaagaaagatcaGAGCATGTGGATATTCTTGAAGCCATTAAAATGGAATCTTTGGTTTGTTTCCATCATCTCTTTCATATTTACAGGCTTTGTTGTTTGGTTAATGGAATGTCGTGTCAACACTGACTTTGGAGCAGGTCCGCCCCAACAACAAATTGGCCTCATCTTTTGGTTTTCCTTCTCCACTCTCGTCTTTGCTCACA GGGAGAGGATATTGAACAACTTATCCAGATTTTTGCTGATCATATGGGTTTTCGTGGTGTTAATCCTCACACAAAGTTACACTGCAAACTTATCCTCCATGTTGACTGCGCGAAGGCTACAGCCTATCTTTCCTCGTCAAAATGAGATGAGAAAGAATGAAGTATTTGTGGGTTATCAGAAAGATTCTTTTGTCAGATCTTTTCTAATAACCCAGTTACATTTTGCAGAAACCCAATTGAGAGCGTACGGAAACCCCGACGACTTTAAGGAAGCCTTGAATAGAGGAATCAGTAACGGTGGAGTTGCTGCAATTTTTGATGAAATTCCTTACATTAAGGTCTTCCTTCGGAGAAATCCTTCTGGGTTTCGAATGGTCGGACCCACTTACCCAACTGGTGGATTGGGTTTC GCCTTCCCAAAAGGATCTCCCTTGGTGACTTACTTTTCAAGGGCAATATTAAATGTAACTGAAGATAAAGTCCACATGAATGGAATTGAGAACAAATACTTATTGAATGAAAATGCTCCACCAATCCCAGATTCAACCGATTCACCTCTCGATGTTCGGAGATTTGGTGGTTTATTCATTATTACCATAGTTGCCAACTCGTTATCCCTTTTAATATATTTGATCCAGTTCTTTCTCACACATGAGCTCGATTCCACCGGCTATGTCGAGTCTACATTCGCCTCCAGACTGGTTGAAATGGTTAAGCTTTTTTACAGAATGCATTTCCATTCTTCATCTCTGCAAACAGCTCAGTCTAGAGTACGTTCAGTTCCTGCTACTCCACCGCTCATTACACACGACCATGTCAATTTAACCCACAATTTGGTCGATGCCCAATCTTCATCATCTCTGCAGCAACCAACTCATTCTAGAGTTCATTCTGTTTCTGAGATAGCAGAAGCTACTACACCCGACCATGACAATCCCACCGAAGACCCACACAATTTGGGCGTAAAAAATGAACACTAA
- the LOC103494306 gene encoding glutamate receptor 2.7-like isoform X2 — protein sequence MAVEKVNRSTIPGSATKSELRDAIVKTKFEGISGDFFLVDGELKRPTFEVFNVVAEKETIIGNWIEGVLFSIKSISRPIWPGHTTDPPWINLTIGIPVNGFPEFVNANIIHPQKSTGFCIDVFKSVVEVLDIPIRYTFVPFVDKNGKSNGSYDDLLRQIDMQKFDVIVGDITIVANRSELVDFTLPYSESRISVLFPERNEKKDQSMWIFLKPLKWNLWFVSIISFIFTGFVVWLMECRVNTDFGAGPPQQQIGLIFWFSFSTLVFAHKTQLRAYGNPDDFKEALNRGISNGGVAAIFDEIPYIKVFLRRNPSGFRMVGPTYPTGGLGFAFPKGSPLVTYFSRAILNVTEDKVHMNGIENKYLLNENAPPIPDSTDSPLDVRRFGGLFIITIVANSLSLLIYLIQFFLTHELDSTGYVESTFASRLVEMVKLFYRMHFHSSSLQTAQSRVRSVPATPPLITHDHVNLTHNLVDAQSSSSLQQPTHSRVHSVSEIAEATTPDHDNPTEDPHNLGVKNEH from the exons ATGGCAGTGGAGAAAGTGAATCGTTCCACGATCCCTGGAAGTGCCACTAAGTCAGAGCTGCGAGATGCAATTGTGAAGACAAAATTTGAAGGCATCAGTGGAGATTTCTTTTTGGTTGATGGAGAGTTAAAACGACCAACTTTCGAAGTGTTCAATGTGGTGGCTGAGAAGGAGACGATCATTGGGAATTGGATTGAAGGAGTTTTATTCTCAATCAAATCAATTTCAAGACCAATTTGGCCCGGACACACAACCGACCCACCTTGGATTAATTTAACTATAGGAATTCCAGTCAATGGTTTCCCGGAGTTCGTAAACGCCAACATAATCCACCCCCAAAAGTCCACTGGATTTTGCATCGATGTCTTCAAATCTGTTGTTGAAGTATTAGATATTCCCATTCGTTACACGTTCGTTCCTTTTGTGGACAAAAATGGGAAGAGTAATGGATCCTACGATGACCTTCTACGCCAGATTGACATGCAGAAATTCGATGTAATTGTTGGAGATATAACAATAGTTGCAAATCGATCGGAGTTGGTGGACTTCACCTTGCCTTATTCAGAATCCAGGATATCAGTGTTGTTTCCTGagagaaatgaaaagaaagatcaGAGCATGTGGATATTCTTGAAGCCATTAAAATGGAATCTTTGGTTTGTTTCCATCATCTCTTTCATATTTACAGGCTTTGTTGTTTGGTTAATGGAATGTCGTGTCAACACTGACTTTGGAGCAGGTCCGCCCCAACAACAAATTGGCCTCATCTTTTGGTTTTCCTTCTCCACTCTCGTCTTTGCTCACA AAACCCAATTGAGAGCGTACGGAAACCCCGACGACTTTAAGGAAGCCTTGAATAGAGGAATCAGTAACGGTGGAGTTGCTGCAATTTTTGATGAAATTCCTTACATTAAGGTCTTCCTTCGGAGAAATCCTTCTGGGTTTCGAATGGTCGGACCCACTTACCCAACTGGTGGATTGGGTTTC GCCTTCCCAAAAGGATCTCCCTTGGTGACTTACTTTTCAAGGGCAATATTAAATGTAACTGAAGATAAAGTCCACATGAATGGAATTGAGAACAAATACTTATTGAATGAAAATGCTCCACCAATCCCAGATTCAACCGATTCACCTCTCGATGTTCGGAGATTTGGTGGTTTATTCATTATTACCATAGTTGCCAACTCGTTATCCCTTTTAATATATTTGATCCAGTTCTTTCTCACACATGAGCTCGATTCCACCGGCTATGTCGAGTCTACATTCGCCTCCAGACTGGTTGAAATGGTTAAGCTTTTTTACAGAATGCATTTCCATTCTTCATCTCTGCAAACAGCTCAGTCTAGAGTACGTTCAGTTCCTGCTACTCCACCGCTCATTACACACGACCATGTCAATTTAACCCACAATTTGGTCGATGCCCAATCTTCATCATCTCTGCAGCAACCAACTCATTCTAGAGTTCATTCTGTTTCTGAGATAGCAGAAGCTACTACACCCGACCATGACAATCCCACCGAAGACCCACACAATTTGGGCGTAAAAAATGAACACTAA
- the LOC127148303 gene encoding uncharacterized protein LOC127148303, whose translation MIKLPIVVFHSGQWDDTNSYLNYKTTGVLVDEMMSFENFVSLILREVLFDASPSSIQLSILLDYGITNIQTVVQIQEDKDVTWFLSLVKGQITRHPLVAHAIAHVPDMDLEWSSVVDSGMDNLCSLLPSSSIDDDFQILTDIHVSSLSSTFDLKEKDMFASKELLSKSFYYIAIKNNFEFKTVRSNSKSIEFKCSQDNCPWYVRASRYKGGELWRLRKYIANHNCSINVIQTTHKQASSSLISDCIGKDFSSFDRSTPNDIMIHMRTKLGVNVSYYKAWRAKELVMNSLNGEAKESYALIPNFFMKLKEINPGSFTAYETDTEGHFKYCFMAIGACIEGWKYCRPNISVDGTFLKSKYGGTLLTASTIDGNNQIFPLAFSIVDSEK comes from the exons ATGATTAAACTTCCCATAGTAGTGTTTCACAGTGGACAGTGGGATGATACAAATAGTTACTTGAATTACAAGACTACAGGTGTATTGGTTGATGAGATGATgtcttttgaaaattttgtgagtttgatattaagagaagttctATTTGATGCATCTCCTTCTTCAATACAACTGTCAATTTTATTGGATTATGGTATCACTAATATTCAAACTGTGGTTCAAATTCAAGAAGATAAAGATGTTACTTGGTTTCTAAGTTTAGTTAAAGGGCAAATTAcaagacatccattagttgcccatgCTATTGCTCATGTCCCTGATATGGATTTAGAATGGTCTAGTGTTGTTGACAGTGGGATGGATAATTTGTGTTCTTTGCTGCCTTCTTCTTCCATTGATGACGATTTTCAAATTCTTACGGATATTCATGTTAGTAGCTTGTCTTCTACATTTGATTTGAAAGAAAAGGATATGTTTGCTAGCAAGGAATTACTATCAAAGTCATTTTACTACATTGCTATAAAGAACAACTTTGAGTTCAAGACTGTGAGATCAAATTCTAAATCTATTGAGTTTAAGTGCTCCCAAGATAATTGTCCATGGTATGTTCGTGCATCTCGTTACAAGGGTGGGGAATTATGGCGGCTAAGGAAGTATATTGCTAATCACAATTGCTCCATAAATGTTATTCAAACTACTCATAAACAAGCATCTTCATCACTGATTAGTGATTGTATTGGAAAAGACTTTAGTTCTTTTGATCGTTCAACTCCAAATGATATTATGATTCACATGCGTACTAAACTTGGTGTAAATGTTAGCTACTATAAAGCGTGGAGGGCAAAGGAACTTGTTATGAATTCTTTGAATGGTGAAGCAAAAGAATCTTATGCCTTGATTCCAAACTTTTTCATGAAACTAAAAGAAATTAACCCAG gTTCATTCACTGCTTATGAAACTGATACAGAGGGACATTTTAAGTACTGTTTTATGGCTATTGGAGCATGCATTGAAGGATGGAAATATTGTAGGCCCAATATATCAGTTGACGGTACatttttgaaatctaaatatGGTGGAACTCTTTTGACAGCCTCAACAATTGATGGTAATAATCAAATTTTCCCATTGGCCTTTAgtattgtagattctgaaaaaTGA